From Halapricum desulfuricans, a single genomic window includes:
- a CDS encoding CBS domain-containing protein, translating to MNVADVMTPREDVVTAVIPGTRDDVLEYLQERTFSSVPVIKETDDGEQFRGIVSRDTLINNPDEDQLALLVEEVPTVAADATIEDVARLIVEEGERRIPVVDGRLEGIVTVTDVIRAIAEGAVDGDVPVGELAREDVNCVYAGTPLPVAERELSYADVPYGVVLDEVGDLTGILTEVDIIAVAKVVEGEADTGESIANQDDEWMWEGIKAVGNSYMPTRNVEIPNEPVSEFMTSDLLTVGKRRTAREAAQTMLNNDIEQIPLLSGDTLVGIVRDVDLLEALV from the coding sequence ATGAACGTCGCAGACGTCATGACGCCGCGCGAGGACGTGGTGACGGCGGTAATCCCCGGCACCAGAGACGACGTCCTCGAATACCTCCAGGAGCGGACGTTCTCCTCGGTACCGGTGATCAAAGAGACCGACGACGGCGAACAGTTCCGCGGGATCGTCTCCCGGGACACCCTGATCAACAACCCCGACGAGGACCAGCTCGCGCTGCTGGTCGAGGAGGTCCCGACGGTCGCCGCCGACGCCACGATCGAAGACGTCGCCCGTCTCATCGTCGAGGAGGGCGAACGCCGGATCCCCGTCGTCGACGGTCGCCTCGAAGGGATCGTCACGGTCACGGACGTCATCCGCGCGATCGCCGAGGGTGCAGTGGACGGCGACGTGCCAGTCGGTGAACTGGCCCGCGAGGACGTCAACTGCGTCTACGCCGGGACGCCTCTGCCCGTCGCCGAGCGGGAACTGTCCTACGCCGACGTGCCGTACGGCGTCGTGCTCGACGAGGTGGGGGATCTCACGGGGATCCTCACCGAGGTCGACATCATCGCGGTCGCCAAGGTCGTCGAGGGCGAGGCCGACACGGGCGAGTCCATCGCCAACCAGGACGACGAGTGGATGTGGGAAGGCATCAAGGCCGTCGGCAACAGCTACATGCCGACTCGAAACGTCGAGATTCCGAACGAGCCGGTCAGCGAGTTCATGACCAGCGATCTGCTGACCGTCGGCAAACGCCGGACTGCCCGCGAGGCCGCACAGACGATGCTCAACAACGACATCGAGCAGATCCCGCTGCTGAGCGGCGATACGCTCGTCGGCATCGTCCGGGACGTCGACCTGCTGGAGGCGCTCGTATGA
- the glyS gene encoding glycine--tRNA ligase, whose product MSEGNPVVELAKRRGFFLQSAGAYGGVAGFYTFGPEGAALKQNIEDTWRERFAIQEGNMEVDAPTVMPEPVFEASGHLDGFDDMLVECPECGDSHRADHVVEDNTNIEEAESMAIERVEEVVAEYELTCPTCGAGLAGQAIRQFNLMFETNIGPGSSSPGYLRPETAQGIFVEFPQLAEYARNQLPFGVTQIGRAYRNEISPRKSLLRVREFTQAELELFIDPEEDEPDLGSIEDVTAPFYPADEQGAEDGEIIEATVGEVFKEGIVGDPWIAYYLGIAKRWYESIGADMDRFRFRQHLPGELAHYAADCWDAEAEVDGDWIELAGFAYRGDYDLSKHAAHSDEEFTVFKQYDEPVTVERPTVDPDMSYLGPEFGGDAAAVADALETLAERDPDAFRDAQADGGAVTVESDGTEYTVPVERTGFEVEEVTESGEHITPHVVEPSLGIDRALYTVLDHAYREDEIDGETRRVLELPADVAPTTVGVFPLMDRDGLAERAHEIVDGLRDAGLAVTYDDSGAIGRRYRRQDEVGTPFCVTVDYETLGEGDDPDLEGTVTVRERDTTEQRRVPISELPETLTALRDGTLPFDDL is encoded by the coding sequence ATGAGCGAGGGGAACCCGGTCGTCGAACTGGCCAAACGGCGCGGGTTCTTCCTCCAGTCGGCCGGTGCCTACGGCGGCGTCGCCGGCTTTTACACGTTCGGTCCGGAAGGCGCAGCCCTCAAACAGAACATCGAGGACACGTGGCGCGAGCGGTTCGCGATCCAGGAGGGCAACATGGAGGTCGACGCCCCCACGGTGATGCCCGAGCCCGTCTTCGAGGCCTCGGGACATCTCGACGGATTCGACGATATGCTCGTCGAGTGTCCCGAATGCGGTGACTCCCACCGGGCCGACCACGTCGTCGAGGACAACACCAACATCGAAGAGGCCGAGTCGATGGCCATCGAACGCGTCGAGGAGGTCGTCGCCGAGTACGAACTGACCTGTCCGACCTGCGGCGCAGGGCTGGCCGGGCAGGCAATCCGGCAGTTCAACCTGATGTTCGAGACGAACATCGGCCCGGGGTCGTCCTCGCCCGGCTACCTGCGGCCCGAAACCGCCCAGGGGATCTTCGTGGAGTTCCCCCAGCTGGCCGAGTACGCCCGCAACCAGCTCCCCTTCGGCGTCACCCAGATCGGACGGGCCTACCGCAACGAGATCAGCCCCCGGAAGTCCCTGCTACGGGTCCGGGAGTTTACCCAGGCCGAACTCGAACTGTTCATCGATCCCGAGGAGGACGAACCCGATCTCGGAAGCATCGAAGACGTGACGGCGCCGTTCTACCCGGCCGACGAGCAGGGGGCCGAGGACGGCGAGATAATCGAGGCGACCGTCGGCGAGGTCTTCAAGGAGGGAATCGTCGGCGATCCGTGGATCGCCTACTACCTGGGGATCGCGAAACGATGGTACGAGTCGATCGGCGCCGATATGGACCGGTTCCGATTCCGCCAGCACCTGCCAGGAGAGTTGGCCCATTACGCCGCTGACTGCTGGGACGCCGAGGCGGAAGTCGACGGCGACTGGATCGAACTCGCCGGCTTCGCCTACCGTGGCGACTACGATCTCTCGAAACACGCGGCCCACTCCGACGAGGAGTTCACGGTGTTCAAGCAGTACGACGAGCCGGTCACCGTCGAGCGGCCGACGGTCGATCCGGACATGAGCTACCTCGGACCGGAGTTCGGCGGCGACGCCGCGGCCGTCGCCGACGCGCTGGAAACGCTTGCCGAGCGCGATCCCGACGCGTTCCGGGACGCGCAGGCCGACGGCGGAGCCGTCACCGTCGAAAGTGACGGAACGGAGTACACCGTCCCTGTCGAGCGGACCGGTTTCGAGGTCGAGGAGGTCACCGAGAGCGGCGAGCACATCACGCCCCACGTCGTCGAACCCTCGCTGGGGATCGATCGGGCGCTGTACACCGTCCTCGATCACGCCTATCGCGAGGACGAGATCGACGGCGAGACCCGACGAGTCCTCGAACTCCCCGCGGACGTCGCGCCGACGACGGTCGGGGTGTTCCCGCTGATGGATCGGGACGGCCTGGCCGAGCGCGCCCACGAGATCGTCGATGGGTTGCGAGACGCCGGGCTGGCGGTCACCTACGACGACTCGGGCGCGATCGGGCGGCGCTACCGCCGCCAGGACGAGGTCGGGACGCCCTTCTGTGTCACCGTCGACTACGAGACGCTGGGGGAGGGCGACGATCCGGACCTGGAGGGGACGGTCACGGTGCGGGAGCGAGACACGACCGAACAGCGACGCGTCCCGATTTCGGAGTTGCCGGAGACGCTGACGGCACTGCGGGACGGGACGCTGCCCTTCGACGACCTCTAA
- a CDS encoding dolichol kinase, producing MESEIARRGVHVSGSAVPLAYVADLLTWRQVQAILVAGLVAVTILEVIRLGIGLDWWIYEYLTREYEQDNVAGYALALVSTTTVGLLAPPTIAVPALLMLTLGDPVSGLLGSGKIQSVGSGRYLELILKSPRALAVTFGVCTTIGLAFVAPLAALFGGIAATVADGIKPVIVTYVIDDNLTIPLASAVGIAAGLAVI from the coding sequence ATCGAATCGGAGATCGCGCGCCGGGGAGTCCACGTCAGCGGCAGCGCCGTGCCACTCGCGTACGTCGCCGACCTGCTTACCTGGCGGCAAGTCCAGGCGATCCTCGTCGCGGGGCTGGTCGCCGTCACGATCCTGGAGGTGATCAGGCTCGGTATCGGCCTCGACTGGTGGATCTACGAGTATCTCACCAGGGAGTACGAACAGGACAACGTCGCGGGCTACGCGCTCGCGCTCGTCAGCACGACGACCGTCGGATTGCTGGCGCCGCCGACGATCGCCGTCCCGGCGCTGCTCATGCTCACACTCGGAGACCCCGTCAGCGGGTTGCTCGGATCGGGGAAGATCCAGTCGGTCGGCAGCGGGCGGTATCTGGAGTTGATCCTCAAGTCGCCGCGCGCGCTCGCGGTGACCTTCGGCGTCTGCACGACGATCGGCCTCGCCTTCGTCGCCCCGCTCGCGGCACTGTTCGGCGGGATCGCCGCGACCGTCGCCGACGGCATCAAACCCGTGATCGTGACCTACGTGATCGACGACAACCTCACGATCCCGCTGGCGTCGGCGGTCGGCATCGCTGCCGGTCTCGCCGTGATCTAA
- a CDS encoding DUF5811 family protein, whose protein sequence is MYGNLSGGIDAADDPPLSPEQRRALRRDLASVAARTRELLPGDFVVGSELRTGATGLEATIAVQPPVGSPVSAGYAPDGDDDVSINDDEREDLATGLAASAALQMKQAYPDDGSPAAQ, encoded by the coding sequence ATGTACGGAAACCTCTCCGGCGGTATCGACGCTGCCGACGATCCGCCGCTGTCGCCCGAGCAACGCCGCGCGCTCCGGCGCGATCTCGCGAGCGTGGCTGCCCGAACCCGCGAACTCCTGCCCGGTGATTTCGTCGTCGGCTCGGAACTTCGGACTGGCGCGACGGGACTGGAAGCGACGATCGCCGTCCAGCCGCCGGTCGGCTCGCCCGTCAGTGCCGGCTACGCGCCCGACGGTGACGACGACGTCTCGATCAACGACGACGAACGCGAGGACCTCGCGACGGGACTGGCCGCCAGCGCAGCCCTCCAGATGAAACAGGCCTATCCCGACGACGGCTCGCCGGCCGCACAATAG
- a CDS encoding pyruvoyl-dependent arginine decarboxylase, which produces MSVIRVAWGHATAPTALSAYDAALAAANVHNYNLLSLSSVIPAGATIERVDTAPDLGPAGEGLHVVQSHEIVEPGSDDPAVAGVGWLRSESGRGIFYEVSGTDRDGVEAAIREGISAGRDLREWEFDEEPQIQIATADPDPDEHAAAVVVAAYGRSEPLL; this is translated from the coding sequence ATGAGCGTCATTCGGGTCGCCTGGGGCCACGCCACCGCGCCGACGGCGTTGTCCGCCTACGACGCCGCGCTGGCGGCGGCGAACGTCCACAACTACAATCTGCTCTCCCTGTCTTCCGTCATCCCCGCCGGCGCGACGATCGAACGCGTCGACACCGCACCGGACCTCGGACCCGCCGGCGAGGGCCTGCACGTCGTCCAGAGTCACGAGATCGTCGAACCAGGCAGCGACGACCCCGCCGTCGCCGGGGTGGGGTGGCTCCGCAGCGAGTCAGGTCGCGGCATCTTCTACGAGGTCTCGGGCACCGACCGTGACGGTGTCGAGGCAGCTATCCGTGAGGGGATCTCTGCCGGGCGTGACCTCCGCGAGTGGGAGTTCGACGAAGAGCCACAGATCCAGATCGCGACGGCCGATCCCGACCCCGACGAGCACGCCGCGGCGGTCGTCGTCGCGGCGTACGGGCGGAGTGAACCGCTCCTGTGA
- a CDS encoding ATP-binding protein: MSDLGDFTEFDGDEDGSADDESAANAPVDADRTDDFQEVDVDPVSAEHGIGVLSAADGLTISEDEDDTRLRAYITVSNRSAVRIGKYLLVPYPDGERLFCRITALEYAPEFRADDATEIHAQRAMASREIDEQDFKFMATLEPVAVLYSEDGDLKRRMTDRVPKPETVVRQADDPTEIKTGLKIPAEGVFLGHLSVGGERVETAAQPPTIDYRLKDDYADGDPLVFRHTLIAGGTGSGKTHGAKNVLRQYLDEERAYPVESGSDRTVSPALVVFDPQDEYAQMHDDGELPEAFKRRCERQGVAYGGVEDTVAFVPDVEGASYAADHHRAEQVPFTIPFSMVYDNPWLIASSGLNDNQYNALVNVLLKRFKQEYGRSGTYEQFTSFLDDPALREELDESGTVHEATFDAVRRRALGFGGVFDQDARPITDLVGEFVRPGGLTVVPTYHINDSRATETVVLALASLLVDEKLSNDPTFDRIEETPLILGMDEAHNFLTDADTVQARKVIGKFTDAAKQGRKERLGLFLITQDPQDIADPVFKQINTTVVLNLGDEDAISAVNIPSNLESKVPYMEKGQMVVYSPDNSEPVELKGLATCVTKHGR; this comes from the coding sequence ATGTCCGATCTCGGGGATTTCACCGAATTCGACGGCGACGAAGACGGCTCTGCCGACGACGAGAGTGCCGCGAACGCTCCTGTGGACGCCGACCGGACCGACGATTTCCAGGAGGTCGACGTCGATCCCGTCAGCGCCGAGCACGGTATCGGCGTCCTCTCGGCTGCGGACGGACTGACGATCAGCGAAGACGAGGACGACACCCGTCTGCGGGCGTACATCACCGTCTCGAATCGCTCGGCCGTCCGGATCGGCAAGTACCTGCTGGTGCCCTATCCCGATGGGGAACGACTCTTCTGTCGGATCACCGCCCTGGAGTACGCTCCGGAGTTCCGCGCGGACGACGCCACCGAGATCCACGCCCAGCGCGCGATGGCCTCCCGCGAGATCGACGAGCAGGACTTCAAGTTCATGGCCACGCTGGAGCCCGTCGCCGTCCTCTATTCGGAGGATGGCGACCTCAAGCGGCGAATGACCGACCGCGTCCCCAAACCCGAGACGGTCGTCCGGCAGGCCGACGACCCGACCGAGATCAAGACCGGCCTGAAGATCCCCGCCGAGGGGGTTTTCCTCGGCCACCTCTCGGTCGGTGGCGAGCGCGTCGAGACCGCGGCCCAGCCGCCGACGATCGACTACCGGCTGAAGGACGACTACGCCGACGGCGACCCGCTCGTGTTCCGACACACCCTGATCGCCGGCGGGACCGGCTCGGGCAAGACTCACGGCGCGAAGAACGTCCTCCGGCAGTACCTCGACGAGGAACGCGCCTATCCGGTCGAATCCGGGAGCGACCGGACAGTCTCGCCCGCGCTCGTGGTCTTCGACCCCCAGGACGAGTACGCCCAGATGCACGACGACGGCGAACTGCCCGAGGCGTTCAAACGACGGTGTGAGCGACAGGGCGTCGCCTACGGGGGCGTTGAGGACACCGTCGCGTTCGTCCCCGATGTCGAGGGCGCGAGCTACGCCGCCGACCATCACCGCGCCGAGCAGGTCCCCTTTACCATTCCCTTTTCGATGGTCTACGACAACCCCTGGCTGATCGCCTCCAGCGGGCTCAACGACAACCAGTACAACGCGCTGGTGAACGTCCTCCTGAAACGTTTCAAACAGGAGTACGGTCGAAGCGGAACCTACGAGCAGTTCACGTCCTTCCTCGACGATCCGGCCCTCCGCGAGGAACTCGACGAATCGGGCACAGTCCACGAGGCGACCTTCGACGCCGTCCGGCGGCGCGCACTCGGGTTCGGTGGCGTCTTCGATCAGGACGCCCGCCCGATCACCGATCTCGTCGGCGAGTTCGTCCGCCCCGGCGGGCTGACGGTCGTCCCGACCTACCACATCAACGACTCACGGGCGACCGAGACGGTCGTACTCGCGCTCGCCTCACTGTTGGTCGACGAGAAACTCTCGAATGACCCGACCTTCGACCGGATCGAGGAGACACCCCTGATCCTGGGTATGGATGAGGCCCATAACTTCCTGACCGACGCCGACACTGTCCAGGCCCGGAAGGTCATCGGCAAGTTCACCGACGCCGCAAAACAGGGCCGCAAGGAACGGCTCGGGCTCTTCCTGATCACCCAGGACCCCCAGGACATCGCCGATCCCGTCTTCAAGCAGATCAACACGACCGTCGTCCTCAACCTCGGTGACGAGGACGCCATCTCGGCGGTGAACATCCCCTCGAATCTGGAATCGAAGGTGCCCTACATGGAGAAGGGCCAGATGGTCGTCTACTCGCCGGACAACTCCGAGCCGGTCGAATTGAAGGGGCTGGCGACCTGCGTGACCAAACACGGCCGGTAA
- a CDS encoding MarR family transcriptional regulator has protein sequence MPISTDRFDEIDDDSGPSPETNAHEILSFLQSHADQAFTRGEIAQATDVTDGSVGPTLVRLREAGRVDHKGNYWRVSDHVRSVDAAAGHAADVAASHEDEPMAYDDWQDYAVDPREDRA, from the coding sequence ATGCCGATCAGCACGGATCGATTTGATGAAATTGATGACGATAGTGGTCCATCCCCGGAGACAAATGCACACGAGATACTCTCGTTTCTCCAGTCCCACGCCGATCAGGCGTTCACTCGGGGAGAGATCGCGCAAGCGACCGACGTTACCGACGGCTCCGTCGGGCCGACGCTCGTTCGTCTTCGCGAAGCCGGACGCGTCGACCACAAGGGGAACTACTGGCGTGTGAGCGACCACGTTCGGAGCGTCGACGCTGCTGCAGGCCACGCAGCCGATGTCGCGGCGAGCCACGAAGACGAACCGATGGCATACGACGACTGGCAAGACTACGCGGTTGATCCCCGTGAGGACCGTGCGTGA
- a CDS encoding endonuclease/exonuclease/phosphatase family protein, which produces MTAWFRVMTYNVRYDNPEDGDHRWEYRREGVADTIRFREPALLGLQEPLSNQLAYLQRHLPGYEWVGDPRVDGDGEGEFSPIGFDEKRFALEASDTFWLSETPDQPGTVGWDARHPRIVTWARLRDRRSDTVFVHANTHFSHDGPQARRESARLLRERLDDVTDGEPLIVTGDFNCIAGEPAHETIVDPEAGRRRLDNALERAEHGHYGPETSVTDFEHLVPNRKIDHVFVTDNVEVRQHGVCTDLYAVDRYPSDHFPVLAQVRLE; this is translated from the coding sequence ATGACCGCGTGGTTTCGCGTCATGACCTACAACGTCCGCTACGATAACCCCGAGGACGGCGACCATCGCTGGGAGTACCGCCGGGAGGGCGTCGCGGACACCATCCGCTTTCGGGAGCCGGCACTGCTCGGCCTCCAGGAGCCGCTTTCGAACCAGCTCGCGTACCTACAGCGCCACCTCCCCGGCTACGAGTGGGTCGGCGACCCGCGCGTCGACGGCGACGGCGAAGGGGAGTTCTCGCCGATCGGCTTCGACGAGAAACGCTTCGCCCTCGAAGCGTCCGACACGTTCTGGCTCTCGGAGACGCCCGACCAGCCCGGGACCGTCGGCTGGGACGCGCGCCATCCGCGGATCGTCACCTGGGCGCGCCTGCGCGACCGCCGCTCGGACACCGTGTTCGTCCACGCCAACACGCACTTCTCCCACGACGGCCCGCAGGCACGCCGGGAGAGCGCTCGACTCCTGCGCGAACGACTCGACGACGTCACCGACGGCGAGCCCCTGATCGTGACGGGCGATTTCAACTGTATCGCCGGCGAGCCCGCCCACGAGACGATCGTCGATCCCGAGGCGGGCAGACGGCGACTGGACAACGCGCTCGAACGCGCCGAACACGGCCATTACGGTCCCGAAACCTCCGTTACGGACTTCGAACATCTCGTCCCCAACCGGAAGATCGACCACGTCTTCGTCACCGACAATGTCGAGGTCCGCCAGCACGGCGTGTGCACGGATCTGTACGCCGTGGACCGCTACCCCTCCGATCACTTCCCCGTGCTCGCGCAAGTGCGACTCGAGTGA
- a CDS encoding DUF7113 family protein: MLLVRGEAGGTALTGTLYEPGDDPPSFEGAPDEGAPYVWVCDAFYEVESGGQVQQIGDREINVAFESPSPRGFETRDRAIEAAKEHVRTQFQRIGVSAGDVAIAIEES; the protein is encoded by the coding sequence ATGTTACTCGTCCGTGGGGAGGCCGGCGGGACGGCCCTGACGGGAACGCTGTACGAACCCGGCGACGACCCGCCGTCGTTCGAGGGCGCGCCCGACGAAGGAGCGCCGTACGTGTGGGTCTGTGATGCCTTCTACGAGGTCGAAAGCGGCGGGCAGGTCCAGCAGATCGGAGACCGTGAGATCAACGTCGCCTTCGAATCGCCGAGTCCGCGCGGATTCGAAACCCGTGATCGGGCAATCGAGGCCGCGAAAGAACACGTCCGAACCCAGTTTCAGCGGATCGGCGTCAGCGCCGGGGACGTGGCGATCGCGATTGAAGAATCGTGA
- a CDS encoding NADP-dependent oxidoreductase — protein MRNSNREWVFAQRPDGEPDMDSFELREGDVPEPQHGELLVRVRYLSVDPYMRGRMRDAESYAEPWDVGDPMAGAVVGEVVESESDAYDPGDLVTGNGTWADYSVLDADSVAPVDPSVADLPAYLGVLGMPGRTAYFGLLEVGEPNPGDTVVVSGAAGAVGSVVGQIAKRNGCRVVGFAGTDEKVEWLTEDLGFDAAINYKQVEDYRAALDDAAPGGVDVYFDNVGGPITDAVFTKLNLDARVAVCGQIAHYNDEGVPTGPRKLPQLISVRAKVQGLLVGDYATRFEEASEQLGEWVVSGAISHRESVVDGLDNAPDAFLGLFSGDNIGKQVVAVSEPETTN, from the coding sequence ATGCGTAACTCGAATCGCGAGTGGGTGTTCGCACAGCGCCCTGACGGCGAACCGGACATGGACAGCTTCGAACTCCGCGAGGGCGACGTACCGGAGCCACAACACGGCGAACTCTTGGTGCGCGTACGCTACCTCTCGGTCGATCCCTACATGCGAGGACGGATGCGGGACGCCGAGTCGTACGCCGAGCCGTGGGATGTCGGCGACCCGATGGCGGGTGCCGTCGTCGGCGAAGTCGTCGAGAGTGAGAGCGACGCCTACGACCCTGGCGACCTCGTGACCGGCAACGGAACGTGGGCGGACTACAGCGTGCTGGACGCCGATAGCGTCGCTCCCGTCGACCCGTCGGTCGCGGACCTGCCGGCGTACCTCGGCGTCCTCGGCATGCCCGGCCGAACCGCGTACTTCGGGCTGCTGGAGGTCGGCGAGCCCAACCCCGGCGACACTGTCGTCGTCTCCGGTGCTGCGGGCGCAGTGGGCTCTGTCGTCGGCCAGATCGCGAAACGCAACGGCTGCCGGGTCGTCGGGTTCGCGGGCACCGACGAGAAAGTCGAGTGGCTCACCGAGGACCTCGGCTTCGACGCCGCAATCAACTACAAACAGGTCGAGGATTACCGTGCGGCACTCGACGACGCCGCGCCCGGTGGTGTCGACGTCTACTTCGACAACGTCGGCGGTCCGATCACCGACGCCGTGTTCACGAAGCTGAATCTCGACGCTCGCGTCGCCGTCTGCGGACAGATCGCCCACTACAACGACGAGGGCGTGCCGACCGGGCCGCGGAAACTCCCACAACTCATCTCGGTGCGCGCGAAAGTCCAGGGACTGCTCGTCGGCGACTACGCCACCCGGTTCGAAGAAGCCAGCGAACAGCTCGGCGAGTGGGTCGTCTCCGGCGCGATCAGCCATCGCGAGAGTGTCGTCGACGGCCTCGACAACGCGCCCGACGCGTTCCTCGGGCTCTTCTCCGGCGACAACATCGGCAAGCAGGTCGTCGCCGTCTCCGAACCCGAAACGACGAACTAG
- a CDS encoding tRNA (N(6)-L-threonylcarbamoyladenosine(37)-C(2))-methylthiotransferase, translating to MARYYVETYGCTSNRGETQQIERALREGGHRPASSPQAADVAILNTCTVVEKTERNMLRRAKELDEQTPADLIVTGCMALAQGEQFDDLDAEILHWDDVPGYVLNGECPTITADTEPVLTDATGILPIARGCMSDCSYCITKQATGRIDSPSVEENVRKARALVHGGAREIRITGQDTGVYGWDINQGESLLPELLSRICTEIEGDFRVRLGMANPGGVYGIAEELAAVFAEHDEIYNFLHAPVQSGSDDVLADMRRQHQVQQFREIVATFDEHLDYWTLATDFIVGFPTEEPDDHAASMDLIREIRPEKLNVTRFSKRPGTDAAEMNGLGGTLKKERSKAMSEVKMDVVGEAYEAMVGTERSVLLTEDGTDDSLVGYDEAHRQVALPKAQLQGLQIGDFVDVEITGHNTVYAMGEPIAPPETPTAARADD from the coding sequence ATGGCCCGCTACTACGTCGAGACCTACGGGTGCACCTCGAACAGGGGTGAGACCCAGCAGATCGAGCGCGCCTTGCGGGAGGGCGGTCACCGGCCGGCGTCCTCGCCACAGGCGGCAGATGTCGCGATCCTGAACACGTGCACGGTCGTCGAGAAGACCGAGCGCAATATGCTCCGGCGGGCCAAAGAACTCGACGAACAGACGCCTGCTGACCTGATCGTCACGGGCTGTATGGCGCTGGCTCAGGGCGAGCAGTTCGACGACCTCGACGCCGAGATCCTCCACTGGGACGACGTCCCCGGGTACGTCCTCAACGGCGAGTGTCCGACGATCACGGCCGACACGGAGCCGGTCCTGACGGACGCGACCGGGATCCTGCCGATCGCCCGCGGCTGCATGAGCGATTGCTCGTACTGCATCACCAAGCAGGCGACCGGCCGGATCGACTCCCCGTCGGTCGAGGAGAACGTCCGGAAGGCCCGCGCGCTGGTGCACGGCGGCGCACGCGAGATCCGGATCACCGGCCAGGACACCGGCGTCTACGGCTGGGACATCAATCAGGGCGAGAGCCTGCTTCCCGAACTCCTGAGCCGGATCTGTACCGAGATCGAGGGCGACTTCCGGGTTCGCCTGGGGATGGCCAACCCCGGCGGCGTCTATGGCATCGCCGAGGAACTCGCAGCAGTCTTCGCCGAACACGACGAAATCTACAACTTCCTGCACGCGCCCGTCCAGAGCGGCTCCGACGACGTACTCGCGGACATGCGTCGTCAGCACCAGGTCCAGCAGTTCCGCGAGATCGTCGCCACCTTCGACGAGCATCTGGACTACTGGACGCTCGCGACGGATTTCATCGTCGGGTTCCCGACCGAGGAGCCCGACGATCACGCGGCGAGTATGGATCTCATCCGGGAGATCCGCCCGGAGAAACTCAACGTCACGCGCTTCTCGAAGCGGCCGGGCACCGACGCCGCCGAGATGAACGGGCTCGGCGGCACGCTCAAGAAGGAACGCTCGAAGGCGATGAGCGAGGTGAAGATGGATGTCGTCGGCGAGGCCTACGAGGCGATGGTCGGCACCGAGCGATCGGTCCTGCTCACCGAGGATGGCACCGACGACTCGCTGGTCGGATACGACGAGGCCCACCGCCAGGTCGCACTCCCGAAGGCACAGCTTCAGGGCCTGCAGATCGGCGACTTCGTCGACGTCGAGATCACCGGCCACAACACGGTCTACGCGATGGGCGAACCGATCGCTCCGCCCGAGACGCCGACGGCCGCCCGGGCCGACGACTAG
- a CDS encoding PIN domain-containing protein has translation MTDYVFDTEPLIAYFYDEPGASDVTERLTAIDNDEATGALSHATATELVYKIARLETGDPNHVSPGDDEFDVGEHDLRILRGYGITIETPPWHAVARIKGAGGISLGDSYAAALALASDATLVIGGDPEFGDLPVDVSLHSIRDGSV, from the coding sequence GTGACCGACTACGTCTTCGATACGGAGCCGCTCATTGCGTACTTCTACGACGAGCCCGGCGCTTCGGACGTGACTGAACGGCTGACGGCAATCGACAACGACGAGGCGACCGGCGCACTCTCCCATGCCACTGCGACCGAACTCGTATACAAGATCGCGCGTCTCGAAACGGGTGATCCAAACCACGTCTCGCCCGGTGACGACGAATTCGATGTCGGGGAGCATGACCTGCGCATTCTTCGCGGCTACGGAATCACGATCGAGACCCCGCCCTGGCACGCCGTCGCCCGTATCAAAGGCGCCGGTGGTATTTCACTCGGTGATTCCTACGCGGCCGCGCTCGCGCTTGCATCGGACGCGACACTTGTGATCGGTGGGGATCCGGAGTTCGGCGACCTGCCGGTGGACGTGTCGCTCCATTCGATCCGCGATGGGTCCGTCTGA
- a CDS encoding AbrB/MazE/SpoVT family DNA-binding domain-containing protein: MPSNTDDGTVVRVSRKGQATIPKEYRERFGIEAPGKVLIHEDDGKIVVEPLPSVEEMQGVHAGRYERGDVLEHLEEMKEADKRLERDEARDQ; this comes from the coding sequence ATGCCGAGCAATACTGACGACGGAACGGTCGTCCGCGTGTCCAGGAAGGGGCAGGCGACGATCCCCAAGGAATACCGCGAACGGTTCGGCATCGAGGCGCCGGGCAAGGTACTCATTCACGAAGACGACGGGAAAATCGTCGTCGAGCCCCTCCCCTCGGTCGAGGAGATGCAGGGCGTTCATGCTGGCCGATACGAACGGGGCGACGTCCTCGAACACCTGGAGGAAATGAAAGAAGCGGACAAGCGACTCGAACGCGATGAGGCCCGGGACCAGTGA